Proteins from one Dehalococcoidales bacterium genomic window:
- a CDS encoding acyl-CoA dehydratase activase-related protein has protein sequence MKRIGIPRALLYYQYYPMWKTFFEELGAEVVVSPPTTQAILSGGAARVIADTCLPVKAYIGHVISLAEKCDWIFIPAVRSVGNNVYNCSKFLGLPDMTRAVVPEAPPILEIDIDTNRGKNRLYQAIYKLGRHFTRNPLQLRHASLAAWRAYLDYKELMTNSRLTRPEAMGGISGETPAKYSPGSGSPASTRATIALIGHPYLLYDEHINHRLIRRLEQADVRVLTPEILSDGQLGTAVTRLTGQTYWTYEEEIVGAGGHYLQSEADGVIGLMAFGCGPDSLIIDTVRREANRLNDTAFMSLTLEEHTADAGIITRLEAFLEMIYRKKRKQAEKCA, from the coding sequence ATGAAGAGGATAGGAATCCCCAGAGCCCTGTTATATTACCAGTACTACCCTATGTGGAAGACCTTCTTTGAAGAACTGGGGGCAGAAGTGGTGGTCTCACCGCCGACTACTCAGGCAATACTGTCCGGCGGCGCCGCCCGGGTAATAGCTGATACCTGCCTGCCGGTCAAGGCTTACATCGGGCATGTTATCTCCCTGGCGGAAAAGTGCGACTGGATTTTTATTCCGGCTGTCCGCAGCGTAGGCAATAATGTTTATAACTGTTCCAAGTTCCTCGGCTTACCGGATATGACCAGGGCCGTTGTCCCTGAAGCTCCTCCCATCCTGGAAATAGACATTGACACTAACCGGGGTAAGAACCGGCTATACCAGGCTATCTATAAACTGGGGCGGCACTTCACCCGGAATCCTTTACAGCTCAGGCATGCCAGTCTGGCAGCCTGGCGAGCCTACCTGGACTATAAGGAACTGATGACCAATAGCAGACTGACGCGGCCTGAGGCAATGGGCGGAATATCCGGGGAGACACCGGCAAAGTACAGTCCAGGCTCCGGCAGTCCAGCGTCAACGCGAGCCACTATCGCCCTCATCGGCCACCCTTATCTGCTCTATGATGAGCACATCAATCACCGCCTCATCAGGAGGCTGGAGCAGGCTGACGTCCGGGTGTTAACCCCGGAGATACTCAGTGACGGGCAACTGGGCACTGCGGTAACCAGATTAACCGGCCAGACCTACTGGACATATGAAGAGGAAATCGTCGGGGCGGGGGGGCATTACCTTCAAAGTGAAGCCGATGGTGTTATCGGCCTGATGGCTTTCGGCTGCGGGCCTGATTCGCTAATAATTGACACGGTACGCCGGGAAGCTAACCGGCTGAATGATACTGCCTTCATGAGTCTCACCCTGGAAGAACACACTGCTGATGCCGGCATTATCACCCGGTTAGAAGCCTTCCTGGAAATGATATACCGTAAGAAAAGAAAACAGGCGGAAAAATGCGCGTAA
- a CDS encoding M20 family metallopeptidase has product MEADKLKAAVINEIDARREELNGLSLKIHANPELGFHEFKAAEWLTGYLEENGFSLERSICQMPTAFKASYGNGKPALAIMAEYDALPGLGHACGHNLICTMAVGAAIAAKVAVGRFGGTIMVIGTPAEEIYGGKAIMAERGAFNNLDIAMMAHPGVDDTATIQSLANQIIEVKFYGRAAHAAARPEAGVNAAEAMSLSFAAINSLRQHIKGTARIHGIVTNGGEAANIVPAYSAGLFKVRATDDVYLAELKQKVLNCFTGAATASGARLEYEWGEGGYAPMRNNLSLANLFKQNMESLGRKVRLSASGDGAGSTDMGNVSQLVPSIHPRVAITGDKRIAGHSPQFADAAASAGGIKGMLDAAKAMAMTVVDLLANPELIISARKEFEQRK; this is encoded by the coding sequence ATGGAAGCAGACAAACTAAAGGCGGCTGTCATTAATGAAATAGACGCCCGGCGGGAGGAACTCAACGGACTGTCTCTGAAAATCCACGCCAATCCCGAGCTGGGTTTCCATGAGTTCAAGGCAGCCGAATGGCTAACCGGGTATCTGGAGGAAAACGGCTTCTCTCTGGAACGGAGTATCTGCCAGATGCCGACCGCTTTTAAGGCCAGCTACGGAAATGGCAAGCCAGCTCTCGCCATCATGGCAGAGTATGATGCCCTGCCCGGACTCGGTCATGCCTGTGGTCACAACCTGATATGTACCATGGCCGTCGGCGCCGCCATAGCCGCAAAGGTAGCTGTTGGCCGCTTCGGCGGCACCATCATGGTTATCGGCACCCCTGCGGAAGAAATATACGGCGGTAAGGCAATAATGGCTGAACGGGGAGCCTTCAATAACCTGGATATCGCCATGATGGCACACCCCGGAGTGGATGATACGGCCACCATCCAGTCACTGGCCAATCAGATTATAGAGGTCAAATTCTATGGCCGGGCTGCCCATGCCGCCGCCCGACCGGAGGCAGGCGTCAACGCTGCCGAAGCAATGTCCCTCTCTTTTGCCGCCATCAATTCACTGCGCCAGCACATCAAGGGCACAGCGCGTATTCACGGTATTGTCACCAATGGAGGAGAAGCAGCCAATATCGTCCCCGCCTATAGCGCTGGCCTGTTCAAAGTCCGCGCTACAGATGATGTCTACCTGGCTGAACTAAAGCAAAAAGTCCTCAACTGCTTTACCGGTGCGGCCACAGCCAGCGGTGCCAGGCTGGAATATGAATGGGGTGAAGGAGGTTACGCACCAATGCGTAATAACCTGTCCCTGGCCAACCTGTTTAAACAAAATATGGAATCCCTCGGCCGAAAAGTCCGGCTTTCCGCTTCCGGCGACGGTGCCGGCAGTACCGATATGGGCAATGTCAGCCAGCTGGTACCCAGCATTCACCCCAGGGTCGCCATCACCGGCGATAAAAGGATAGCCGGTCATTCTCCGCAGTTTGCGGATGCCGCCGCCTCCGCTGGTGGTATCAAGGGAATGCTTGATGCCGCCAAAGCCATGGCGATGACCGTCGTGGACCTGCTGGCCAATCCCGAGTTGATAATCAGCGCCAGAAAAGAGTTTGAGCAAAGAAAATGA
- a CDS encoding carbon monoxide dehydrogenase accessory protein CooC: MKIAISGKGGVGKTLLATLLAKIFADSGYSVLAIDADPDSNLAANLGFPHSEEITPISEMGELIEERTGARPGQSAPYYKLNPRVDDLPEKYSAKLDGIRLMVMGRIKRGGTGCYCPEGTLLQALMAHLLIARDEVVIMDMEAGVEHLGRATAKAVDRLIVVVEPGRRSIETALRIAELARDIGLQNIGAVGNKIHSPSEKEFIISNLPGFQFLGFIPYDQALVEADLANQSLFNSSPAILAAVKDIYQALVSAAGHHA, translated from the coding sequence ATGAAGATAGCTATTAGTGGCAAAGGCGGAGTGGGTAAGACCTTATTAGCAACTCTTCTGGCTAAGATATTCGCTGATTCCGGCTATTCCGTACTGGCTATAGATGCTGACCCTGATTCTAACCTGGCGGCTAACCTCGGTTTCCCTCACAGCGAAGAAATAACTCCCATATCAGAGATGGGGGAGCTTATTGAGGAGAGGACGGGGGCAAGACCCGGTCAGAGCGCTCCCTACTACAAGTTAAATCCCAGGGTTGATGACCTTCCGGAAAAATACTCGGCAAAGCTTGACGGCATCAGGTTGATGGTGATGGGGCGTATCAAAAGGGGGGGCACCGGCTGCTATTGTCCGGAAGGTACTCTCCTGCAGGCATTGATGGCTCATCTGCTCATCGCCAGAGACGAAGTGGTCATTATGGATATGGAAGCTGGAGTTGAGCACCTGGGACGGGCGACAGCCAAGGCGGTGGATAGACTGATTGTGGTGGTGGAGCCGGGCCGGCGGAGCATTGAGACGGCTCTTAGAATCGCCGAGTTAGCCAGGGATATCGGCCTGCAAAATATCGGTGCCGTCGGCAATAAAATCCATAGCCCATCAGAGAAAGAGTTCATAATTTCAAACCTGCCCGGCTTTCAATTCCTCGGGTTTATCCCTTATGACCAGGCACTGGTTGAGGCTGACCTGGCCAATCAATCCCTTTTTAACTCCAGCCCGGCGATTCTGGCCGCGGTGAAGGATATTTATCAGGCGCTGGTATCGGCTGCCGGACACCATGCCTGA
- a CDS encoding formate--tetrahydrofolate ligase, translated as MAYDAVKMKDWQIAEAAEVNMPTPDEWREKLNLQKDEILPYGRIAKLDFLKIMERLKDRPDGKYIEVTAITPTPLGEGKSTTSCGLIEGLGKRNLNVGGCLRQPSGGPTMNVKGTAAGGGNALLIPMTEFSMGLTGDINDIMNAQNLAMVALSSRMQHERNYDDDRLAKLTKMRRLDVDPTRVEMGWIIDFCAQSLRDIIIGIGGRMDGFLMRSKFGIAVSSELMAILSIVRDLADLRERLDNVTVAYDRKGNPVTTRDLEVGGAMTAWMRNTINPTLCSTVEYQPLMVHAGPFANIAVGQSSIIADRIGLKMFDYHVTESGFAADIGFEKFWNVKCRYSGLKPHVSVLTTTIRALKMHGGGPRVVAGLPLSEEYTKENLGLLEKGLPNMLHHINTIRTAGINPVVCINSFHTDTKDEVAMVRKAAEAAGARCAVSTHWANGGDGALELADAVVDACKDDNKFEFLYPNEMKLRDRVAKIARVVYGADGVSWSPEAEAKAKKFEADPKYDQYATMMVKTHLSLTHDPTIKGVPKGWTLPIRDVLVYSGAKFLCPCAGTITLMPGTSSDPAFRRVDVDVNTGKVQGLF; from the coding sequence ATGGCTTACGATGCGGTAAAGATGAAAGACTGGCAGATTGCCGAGGCGGCAGAGGTGAACATGCCCACGCCTGACGAGTGGCGGGAAAAACTGAACCTGCAGAAGGATGAGATTCTTCCCTACGGTAGAATAGCCAAGCTTGATTTTCTGAAGATAATGGAGCGTCTCAAGGATAGACCGGACGGCAAGTATATTGAAGTGACTGCCATAACCCCCACCCCTCTGGGAGAAGGGAAGAGCACCACTTCCTGCGGTCTGATTGAGGGTCTGGGTAAGCGGAACCTGAATGTGGGCGGCTGTCTCCGTCAGCCCTCGGGCGGGCCTACCATGAACGTTAAAGGGACGGCAGCCGGTGGCGGTAACGCTTTGCTCATCCCCATGACCGAATTCTCGATGGGGTTGACCGGTGATATCAATGATATTATGAATGCGCAGAACCTGGCGATGGTGGCTCTTTCCTCGAGGATGCAGCACGAGCGTAATTATGATGACGATCGCCTGGCTAAACTGACCAAGATGCGCCGGCTGGATGTTGACCCCACCCGGGTAGAGATGGGCTGGATTATAGACTTCTGCGCCCAGAGCCTGCGTGATATCATCATCGGCATTGGCGGCCGGATGGATGGCTTCCTGATGCGGTCGAAATTCGGTATCGCCGTCAGCTCAGAGCTGATGGCGATCCTGTCCATTGTCCGGGACCTGGCTGACCTTCGTGAGAGACTGGATAACGTTACCGTGGCTTATGACAGAAAAGGGAATCCGGTGACCACCAGGGACCTTGAGGTAGGTGGCGCGATGACTGCCTGGATGCGAAATACCATCAATCCTACCCTGTGTTCTACCGTGGAATATCAGCCTTTGATGGTACACGCCGGACCTTTCGCCAATATCGCTGTCGGCCAGTCATCTATCATTGCTGACCGTATCGGCCTGAAGATGTTTGACTATCATGTCACTGAAAGCGGATTTGCCGCTGACATCGGCTTTGAGAAATTCTGGAATGTAAAGTGCCGCTACAGCGGTCTAAAGCCACATGTTTCGGTGCTGACGACCACCATCCGCGCCCTGAAAATGCATGGGGGCGGGCCTAGAGTGGTGGCCGGTCTACCCCTCTCCGAGGAATACACTAAAGAAAACCTGGGACTTCTGGAGAAGGGCCTGCCTAATATGCTGCACCATATTAACACCATCAGGACAGCCGGTATCAATCCGGTGGTTTGCATCAATAGCTTTCATACTGATACCAAAGACGAGGTAGCCATGGTCAGGAAAGCGGCGGAGGCGGCGGGAGCGCGCTGCGCGGTGAGCACGCACTGGGCTAATGGCGGCGATGGCGCCCTGGAGCTGGCCGATGCGGTTGTGGATGCTTGTAAAGATGATAATAAATTTGAGTTCCTCTATCCTAACGAGATGAAGCTGCGTGACCGTGTGGCCAAGATTGCCAGGGTGGTCTACGGGGCGGACGGTGTCTCCTGGTCGCCTGAAGCTGAAGCCAAGGCTAAGAAATTCGAAGCTGATCCCAAATATGACCAGTATGCCACTATGATGGTGAAGACTCACCTTAGTCTTACTCACGACCCGACCATTAAGGGCGTACCCAAGGGGTGGACTCTGCCCATCCGCGATGTGCTGGTTTACTCCGGGGCGAAATTCCTCTGTCCCTGCGCCGGGACCATAACCTTGATGCCCGGTACCAGCTCTGACCCGGCCTTTAGAAGGGTCGATGTCGACGTGAATACTGGCAAAGTACAGGGACTCTTTTAG